CTAATCATCTAATCATCTAATCATCTAATCATCTAATCATCTAATCATCTAATCATCTAATCATCTAATCATCTCCCCCTCTTTCCAAAGGATGAAAATCGATGATCGCGGAGCGCAGGTATTCTCGGTCCAGATGGGAATAGATCTCGGTAGTAGTGATGGATTCGTGACCGAGCATTTCCTGTACGGCCCGGAGGTCGGCACCTCCTTGTACGAGATGGGTGGCAAAGCTGTGACGGAAGGTGTGGGGGCTCACATTCTTTCGGATACCGGCTTGCTCGCAGAGTTTCTTGATGATATTGAAGACCGAGACCCGACTGATCTTCCGGCCGTGATGGTTGAGGAATACATGGTCTTCGAATCCCCTCTTCAGATCACGGTGCACGCGGTCATTCTCCAGATAGAGCTTCAGATGCTTGACGGCCTGTCCACCGATGGGGGCGAGTCGCTCCTTGTCTCCCTTACCGATGACCTTGACAAAGCCCTCTTTGAGATGGAGATTGCTGACGAGGAGCTCACAGAGCTCGGAGACCCGCAGTCCACATCCATAAAGCACCTCGAGCATGGCCCGGTCTCGGGTAGCCTGAGGGCGGGAGAGATCGATGGTGGCCATGATAAGGTCCACCTCCTCTATGCTCAAGGTCACCGGCAGTTTCATCCCGATCTTGGGGGCTTCCAGCAATTCGGAAGGGTCTTCGCTGATGAGTTTTTCGAGTAGGAGGTATTTGAAGAAGGCCTTGATACCCGAGATGATACGGGATTGGCTCCGACTGCTGATGCCTTGGGGCTGCAGGGAGGAGATGAATTGCTTGAGATGCTCGAGAACGACCTTCTGAGGAGAGACACCGCCCGCCTCTTCTTCGATGAAGTCGGCCAGTTTCTGCACGTCCATGCGGTATGCGGTCAGGGTATTGGGCGAGAGTCCACGCTCCAGCTTGAGGTGGTTCTCGAATCCGCGTATCTCTATCTGCCAGATCATCCCTACAAGCTTAGGGGATAAATCACGTCCTTTGCGCCATGCGTATCGCGATTATCAACGGACCCAATTTGAATCTATTGGGAAAGCGTGAGCCGGATATTTACGGAGAAGAGGGCTTCCGGTCCTTTCTGGAGAGACTGCACGCGCAGTTCCCTCAAGTGGAGTTCAGCTATTTCCAGAGCAATGTAGAAGGGGAGCTCATCGATGAACTGCATCGGGTGGGCTTCACGGTGGATGGGATTGTATTGAACGCGGGTGGTTATACGCACACCTCGGTGGCCATCGGGGATGCAGTGGCTGCGATCGAGAGCCCGGTGATCGAAGTTCACATCTCCAATGTGCATGCCCGCGAAGAGTATCGCCATCAGTCCCTCATGGCCAAGCACTGTCACGGAGTGATCACGGGATTCGGACTGACATCCTATACACTGGCGGTACAGGCTCTGACTACAGAAGAAGCATCGTGAAGAACTTGCTATCCGATCTGCTCATTCTGCCTATCCGCTTCTACCAATGGGCTATTTCTCCTCTTTTGCCTTCCAGCTGTCGCTACACACCTACCTGTAGTCACTATGCAGTGGAGGCCCTACGAAAGCATGGACCTGTGCGGGGATCCTGGTTGGCGCTGAAACGCATATCACGCTGTACGCCCTGGGGAGGATCGGGTCACGACCCCGTACCCTGATCGATGCTGTTGCCGCAATGGCGGTCGCGATGTTCGAAGAGCTTGTGCAGGAAATTGCGCATCGAGTTCTCACTGCTCCTGCATTTCACTTTCATGAATTGCCCACCTCCGTGTATGGACCAGGAGCTACCGTTCTGATAGATACTCAGATGGTGATAGGCCACCGGCCATACAAAGACATTCAGATTGCTCTGGAAATGGACCAATATCCCTTTGGGCCGGAGTTCGATGCTGCAGTAGACCATCTGATCGGTGCGTGCCAGCCGTTCGAGTATGAGCGGACTGCAGGCATGGATGAGCAATCGGGGCGATCCCGAGCCGTTCATACGCACTTTTTGGAGCAGGCTGAATGAAGGTCCTGTCAGGGCATCGATGGTCTCTAGGACCTTCTTTGGGCGATAGGAGATATCATATACCATCGTCTATCAGACAGCCATGAAGGAGCTACTGCTCCTCATGATTGTCTTTAAAGTACGGCCATGGCCGCATCGTAGTCGGGTTCCTGACCGATTTCGGGCACCTGCTCGCTGTGTAGGACCTTGCCATCTTCATCCACCACGATGACCACTCGGCTGTGGAGTCCATTGAAGGCGCCATCGGTGATCGTCAGGCCATAGTCCTTGCCGAAATCCCCTGTACGGAAGTCGCTGAGCATAATGACGTTATCCAAACCCTCGGCCCCGCAGAATCGCTTCTGAGCGAAAGGCAGGTCGCGTGAGACACAGAGCACTTGGGTATTGTCCATCTGAGAGGCCAGTTCATTGAATTTACGGGCAGAGGCTGCACACACCCCGGTATCGACACTGGGGAAGATATTGAGCACAACCCGTTTTCCAGTCAGGTCGGAAGAGGAGAAGTCGGTCATGTCATCGCGTACCAGTTGGAAGTCAGGAGCTTGTTGTCCTTGAGAAGGAATATCTCCGATCGTATTGCAAGGGTTTCCACCCAATGTTATTGCTGCCATTTTGTTCTTTTTGTGTGGCGGAAGATACGAAGTGTGAGCACCTTGAAATTATGCACAGCATTTGGTCGGGTCGTGTATTATGGACACTTTCGCAGTTCAAATTTTCTAGATGCGAGAGAATCCTGTCTATTTCGAAGCACTGGCTGCATCCTTGGAAGGTCTGAATATCGTGAAAGCAGCCGCTATTCCTATGATCTCACTGGTCGTTCTGGAGTGGTTGCTCAGCTATTTCAAGAAGAAGGATTACTACGATGGATTGGATACCGTGTCGGCCACCTTCATCGGATTGGTCAATGTGGCCATGTCGGCCGGACTGAAGTTCCTCACATTCGGGGTCATTCTATTCTTCTACAATCTGGTGCCGTGGAATCTAGGGCCGAGTTGGAGTGAGGTCTCCTTTGCCCAGCATTGGTGGGTCTTCGTTCTCTGCATCGTCTGCATCGATTTCTGCAGGTATTGGGCCCACAGGGTGGCACATGAGAATCGCTTCTGGTGGGCTACG
This genomic window from Flavobacteriales bacterium contains:
- the xerD gene encoding site-specific tyrosine recombinase XerD; this translates as MIWQIEIRGFENHLKLERGLSPNTLTAYRMDVQKLADFIEEEAGGVSPQKVVLEHLKQFISSLQPQGISSRSQSRIISGIKAFFKYLLLEKLISEDPSELLEAPKIGMKLPVTLSIEEVDLIMATIDLSRPQATRDRAMLEVLYGCGLRVSELCELLVSNLHLKEGFVKVIGKGDKERLAPIGGQAVKHLKLYLENDRVHRDLKRGFEDHVFLNHHGRKISRVSVFNIIKKLCEQAGIRKNVSPHTFRHSFATHLVQGGADLRAVQEMLGHESITTTEIYSHLDREYLRSAIIDFHPLERGGDD
- the aroQ gene encoding type II 3-dehydroquinate dehydratase: MRIAIINGPNLNLLGKREPDIYGEEGFRSFLERLHAQFPQVEFSYFQSNVEGELIDELHRVGFTVDGIVLNAGGYTHTSVAIGDAVAAIESPVIEVHISNVHAREEYRHQSLMAKHCHGVITGFGLTSYTLAVQALTTEEAS
- the yidD gene encoding membrane protein insertion efficiency factor YidD; amino-acid sequence: MVKNLLSDLLILPIRFYQWAISPLLPSSCRYTPTCSHYAVEALRKHGPVRGSWLALKRISRCTPWGGSGHDPVP
- the tpx gene encoding thiol peroxidase; its protein translation is MAAITLGGNPCNTIGDIPSQGQQAPDFQLVRDDMTDFSSSDLTGKRVVLNIFPSVDTGVCAASARKFNELASQMDNTQVLCVSRDLPFAQKRFCGAEGLDNVIMLSDFRTGDFGKDYGLTITDGAFNGLHSRVVIVVDEDGKVLHSEQVPEIGQEPDYDAAMAVL